Part of the Candidatus Omnitrophota bacterium genome is shown below.
CCCTTAACGCCTCTTTGCCTTTAATGATTATTTTACGCAGCTTCTCATAAAAATAATCTTCTTTAAGGTAAAAGTTTATAAACCCGGCGCCCTCCACTTTTACCTGGGTGATTAAATCTTTTAAATCTTTATTTTTTTCGATTTCCTTCTGAATGGATTCAACTAACTGGCTGGCAATAACCCGCGGCGGCTGCTTTAGCTCTTTACTTAATTTTAAGGCGATATTGGTGGTAAAATCGCCGAAACGCTTATCGGTAGGAAGTTCAAGAAAAATATCTTCCTTTTGATTAGCGGCCAGGCCGCAACGCGCGAGGCCTGCGCTAACTAAAGCAATAAGCTGCTGTTGAACATCATTCTTCATTTTTATTTTTAAATTACGGTTGGTGCGAATAAAGGTAAGCTATTTTCTAGGGGCAATCACTCTTACTTTTTTAGCGTCAGACCAAAGCCCCTCTAAAGAATAAAACTCTCTCACCGGTTCATAAAACGAATGGGCGATTACGGAAACATAATCCAGGGCGATCCAGCCCGACTCATCGTTTCGCGAAATCTTAGAGAGAGATTTTATTTTTTTTAATTCCAGGTCGTCCTGAATTGCCTGGGCGATCGCCGTGGCCTGCCTGATCGAAGTACCGCTGGCAATGACAAAATAGTCGCAGAACCCGGCTATCTTGGAAACATCCAGAATTACAACATCCTCGGCTTTTTTGGCTTTAGCAACCCAGGCAATGCGTTGGGCTAATTGTTTCGAGTCTATTTTATTACCTCTATTCTAAAAAGCGGCTACTTGGCTTTTCCTAAAATCTTATACATACCGGTCCCGCATTCAGGGCACTTGCCTTTCATCGCGGCGCGGCCGTTTTTCATGGTGACCTTCTGTTCATCCTTCATCGCTTTCTTGCCTTTGCATTTTACGCAATATCCTGTTTCTGCCATTTGTTTCCTCCTTTAAATGAGCACTTAACTTACGAACACGATAGTGTGAGTAAGTTAATGTGCGAATTTATCCCGCCGAATAATTTGAGGCGGGAGAATGTCTTATCGTTTTCAATACCCCTTGATTCTAACACAGGTTAATTTTGATGTCAAATTATTTACTGATGCTTTTCCTTCGGGAATATTTTTCTTCGATCTCTCCGACAATTTCTTCAATCAAATCTTCTAATGTCACCAACCCCAGAGTTTTTCTGTCTTTATCCACGATAATGGCTATCTGCCTTTTCTCCGTCTGGAACCTTTTTAGGAGGTCATTTACCCGCGTTGAACTGGAAACAAAACAGGCTTCATGAAGCAGATCCTGCAATAGGAATAAACCTTTTTCGCGCAATATATAAAGCAGGTCTTGGGCATAAACTATGCCGACAATATTATCTTTACTCTCCTTATATACCGGAAGCCGGGCGTGGCCTTCCTCGACAAATATATTTAACAGGTCATTGGAAGTAGTATTTATATCTACGGCAATAATTTTTTCTTTAGGCACCATTATATCCGTCAGCTTAGTATCGCCGAATTCAAAGATACGATGCAGCATCTTAAGCTGATCCTGGGTTAAAACCCCCTCCTCCTGGCCTATTTCAATCATCGTTTTTAATTCTTCTTCGGTAATCAAAGGGGATTTTTTAGCAACACTTAAACCAAAAATTTTTAAAATGAAATTGCTGATCCCGATAAAGAATATGATCAGGGGCTTAAAGATTACCAAAACTACCTCCATTAATGGCGCGGTAATTAAGGCCATCTTTTCCGTATGCTTAGCCGAAAGGATCTTGGGAGTAACTTCGCAGAAAATAAGCAGGACCATGGTGGTCACAAAAGTAGAAACAACCACCCCCCAGCGATAACCGTAAACCTGGACAAAAATACCGGTTACAATCGATGAGACGGCAATATTGACGATATTATTGCCGATAAGTATGGCGGCAATTACTTTATCTAATTTAGACACAAGGCGATGGATACTGGAAGCCCCGGTAATCCCTTTTTGCACCATATGGCGCAACTTGATTTTACTTAATCCGATAATTGAAGTCTCGGAAGCAGAGAAAAAGAACGAAAGCACAGCCAGGATTATTAAAATTAAAAATATCATCTTTATCCTAAATTAAGTTTTGCGTAAATATCTTTCTCTTTATTCCCGGGCGGGCCGATTAAGGCCAAATTTATCTTTTTATTATTAAAAATCTTACCGGCAACCTCGCGTACATCTTCCATATTCACTTTATTTACTTCTTTGATAATCTGCTCCAATGTATATGCCTTATCTAAACAGGCAACGCTCTCGCCCATCCAAAGCATATACTCCATCGTATCTTCTAAAGCCAAGCTAAGCTGGCCGGCATAAAATTCTTTTGCCCGGCAAAACTCATCTTTGCGCACAATGGTTTTTCTTAGTTTTCCTAGCTCTTGAAATATCAGGCCCAGGCAATCTTCTACTTTATGGTTATCAATCCCGGCGTGCACCAGGAACTCCCCGGTATCGGCAAAACGTTTAATCCCTGTTCCAATTTCATAGGCCAAACCTCTTTTTTCTCTAACCTCATTAAAAAGCCGGCTGGACATATTGGCGCCTAAGATTATGTGCAATAACGCCTGAGCGTGCCTTAAAGGATCTCCGCGTTTTAAAGCATGAAAACCCAGGGCCATATGCGTTTGTTCAGTGTCTTTGTGAAAAATTTTTAACTGCGGTTTTCCCTGGCCCTCTTTAACCGCCGTGAATGTATTTAATTTAGCCGCAGCCTGCGCTGAAAAAATGGCGGAAACCTCATTTACCAGTAAATCATGCTCCAGCAATCCGGCCGCGCTGATTACGATATTAGCCGGGGTGTAGCGGCTGGCCTGATATTTTTTTAAACTATCCCGGTTAATACTATTTACCGAATCTACGGAGCCGATTATCGGTAAGCCTAATGGCTGGTGCGGCCAAAGCAGTTCATCCAGCAGCTCATAAACATAGTTTTGCGGAAGATCGCGGTACATCTTCAGCTCTTCCAGGATGACTGTTCTTTCTTTGGTAATATCCGCCTGTTTTAAAGACGGATTAAGGACCATATCGGACAAGATATTTAAAGCGTGGATCAAATAACGGCTGGGGATTTTTACCAGATAACAAGTAAACTCTTCGGAGGTAAAACCATTCAATGTCCCGCCGACTCCCTCAATCGACTCTTTAATCGCGCGGCAGGAATATTTTTTGCTGCCCTTAAAAAGAAGGTGCTCCAGGTAATGCGAGATCCCTTTTTGAAAAGCCGCCTCATAGCGGCCGCCGATATTGATCCAAATACCTAAAGATACGGATTTGGCCTGGCTTAAGGATTTGGAAATTATCCTTAAGCCATTGCCTAATTTGCTCCTTCTATACATTAAGCCTTTCTACAAAGCTGCCTACTCTTTGCACTAAGTTGCCGCGGCCGATATTTTCTTTGATCTGTTTGACGATAGCGCTTCCGACAATTACGCCGTCGGAAATCTTCGAAACTTCTTTTACCTGAACCGCGTTAGAAATACCAAAACCGACGCAAACCGGTTTAGCGGTTAATTTTTTTATCCTTAAAAGGTTGGCTTTAAGATCCGCGCTTAAATTATCGCGGCTGCCGGTTACTCCGGTCAAAGAAACATAGTAAATAAAACCTTGATCAGCTTTAGATATTAATTTGATCCGCGCGTTGGAACTGGTCGGAGCGACAAAACAAATATTGACCAGGCCCTTCTTATTGGCGTAATGCATAAAATCTTTTGCTTCCTCAGGCGGTAAATCCGGAATAATTACTCCGTCAACTCCGGCGGCTGCGGCTTGATTGATAAACCGCCTGTCTCCAAAACAAAAAACAGGATTGTAATAGGTCATTAAACATATCGGCAACTCTGTAGTTTGGCGTAATTTCTTTACCAAATCTAAAATCTTAACCAGATTGGTTCCTTTTTTAAGAGAATAACCGGAGGCCTCCTGGATTACCGGGCCGTCAGCCAAAGGGTCTGAAAAAGGCACCCCTAATTCAATTATATCTGTGCCTCTTTTTTCAAGTTCAATCACCAATTTTGCGGTTGTCGATAAATCCGGATAACCGGCGGTTATAAAAGCAATAAATGCTTTCCTGCCCTGCTTCTTTAATTGGATAAATTTCTGATCAATACGATTCATGCAGGTCCTTATCCCCTCTTCCGGAGAGGCAAACGATCACAGTGGCGTCTTTCTTAATCTTTTTCCCCGCTTTTTTCAAATAGGCAATGGCGTGGGCGGATTCTAGCGCCGGGATAATCCCTTCCACCTTGGATAATAATTTAAAACCTTCCACAGCTTCTTTATCGGTGATGGCCGCATAATCGGCCCGTTCTATCTCTCGATAATAGGCATGTTCCGGCCCGACCCCTGGATAATCCAGCCCCGCGGCGATTGAATGCGCGTTTTTGATTTGGCCGAATTTATCCTCTAAGATTTTTGATTTTGAACCGTGCAAAACTCCGGTTGAGCCAAATTCAAGGCTTGCCGAATGTTTTCCCGATGCTATTCCTAAACCCGCGGCTTCTACCCCGATCATCTTGACATTACTATCATTAAAAAATGGGTGGAATAAACCAATAGCGTTGCTTCCTCCGCCAACACAAGCAACCAAATAATCCGGCAGGCGGTTATCTTTTTTTAAAATTTGGGCGCGGGCTTCAACTCCGATCACGGATTGAAAGTTGCGCACCATTTCAGGATACGGATGCGGCCCAGCTACTGTTCCGATCACATAATAAGTATTACGTACATTAGTTACCCAGTCGCGCAAGGCCTCGGTCATGGCATCTTTTAAAGTCTGCGTTCCGCTTTTAACGCTAATTACCCGGGCGCCCAGTAGTTTCATCCGCAGGACATTTAAAGCCTGGCGATGGATATCTTCTTCCCCCATATACACATCGCATTCCAATCCGAATAAAGCCGCCACCGTAGCGGTAGCTACTCCGTGCTGGCCTGCCCCGGTCTCGGCAATCAATCTTCTCTTGCCCATCCTGACCGCCAAAAGCACCTGGCCCAAAGTATTGTTAATCTTATGCGCGCCGGTATGTAAAAGATCCTCGCGTTTTAGATAAACCTTTTTTATCCCTAAATACTGGCTTAAATTTTTCGCTAAGTATAACGGAGTGGGCCGGCCGGCGTAATCGCTCAGATAATAAGTGAGTTCTTTGGCAAATTTTTTATCTTTCCTGGCTTTGGAATACTCGTTTTCTAATTCATCGAGGGCATAGATCAGCGTCTCCGGGACAAATCTTCCGCCAAAGATACCAAAGTGCCCGCTTTTATCCGGTAGTTTATTTTTCATAATTAAATTTTCTTCATAAATTCCTGGATCTTCTTATGGTCCTTCTTGCCGGGCTTTGATTCCAGGCTGCTGGAAACATCCACCCAATCGGGCCTTAATAATTTAATCGCCTTCTTCACGTTGCCGGCAGCCAAGCCGCCTGACAAAAATACAACAGGCTCCATTCTAGCTGTTTGCGCGAGTATTTTCCAGTTAAATTTTTTCCCTGTCCCGCCCAGCTTGGTTCTTGAAAAACTGTCGAATAGATAAGCAAAAGTTTTATACCTGGCTACGTCCTCTAAATCTTCCTGATTATTTATCCTGAAGGCCTTGATTACTTTATATCCTTTAAATTTCCGGCAGTAATCGGGTGATTCCTGGCCGTGAAACTGCAGTATATCTAAATTACAGAGCCTGGCGATTTTTTTTACTTTTGCGATATCT
Proteins encoded:
- a CDS encoding DUF5679 domain-containing protein, which translates into the protein MAETGYCVKCKGKKAMKDEQKVTMKNGRAAMKGKCPECGTGMYKILGKAK
- a CDS encoding hemolysin family protein encodes the protein MIFLILIILAVLSFFFSASETSIIGLSKIKLRHMVQKGITGASSIHRLVSKLDKVIAAILIGNNIVNIAVSSIVTGIFVQVYGYRWGVVVSTFVTTMVLLIFCEVTPKILSAKHTEKMALITAPLMEVVLVIFKPLIIFFIGISNFILKIFGLSVAKKSPLITEEELKTMIEIGQEEGVLTQDQLKMLHRIFEFGDTKLTDIMVPKEKIIAVDINTTSNDLLNIFVEEGHARLPVYKESKDNIVGIVYAQDLLYILREKGLFLLQDLLHEACFVSSSTRVNDLLKRFQTEKRQIAIIVDKDRKTLGLVTLEDLIEEIVGEIEEKYSRRKSISK
- a CDS encoding pitrilysin family protein, yielding MYRRSKLGNGLRIISKSLSQAKSVSLGIWINIGGRYEAAFQKGISHYLEHLLFKGSKKYSCRAIKESIEGVGGTLNGFTSEEFTCYLVKIPSRYLIHALNILSDMVLNPSLKQADITKERTVILEELKMYRDLPQNYVYELLDELLWPHQPLGLPIIGSVDSVNSINRDSLKKYQASRYTPANIVISAAGLLEHDLLVNEVSAIFSAQAAAKLNTFTAVKEGQGKPQLKIFHKDTEQTHMALGFHALKRGDPLRHAQALLHIILGANMSSRLFNEVREKRGLAYEIGTGIKRFADTGEFLVHAGIDNHKVEDCLGLIFQELGKLRKTIVRKDEFCRAKEFYAGQLSLALEDTMEYMLWMGESVACLDKAYTLEQIIKEVNKVNMEDVREVAGKIFNNKKINLALIGPPGNKEKDIYAKLNLG
- the trpA gene encoding tryptophan synthase subunit alpha; the encoded protein is MNRIDQKFIQLKKQGRKAFIAFITAGYPDLSTTAKLVIELEKRGTDIIELGVPFSDPLADGPVIQEASGYSLKKGTNLVKILDLVKKLRQTTELPICLMTYYNPVFCFGDRRFINQAAAAGVDGVIIPDLPPEEAKDFMHYANKKGLVNICFVAPTSSNARIKLISKADQGFIYYVSLTGVTGSRDNLSADLKANLLRIKKLTAKPVCVGFGISNAVQVKEVSKISDGVIVGSAIVKQIKENIGRGNLVQRVGSFVERLNV
- the trpB gene encoding tryptophan synthase subunit beta, which gives rise to MKNKLPDKSGHFGIFGGRFVPETLIYALDELENEYSKARKDKKFAKELTYYLSDYAGRPTPLYLAKNLSQYLGIKKVYLKREDLLHTGAHKINNTLGQVLLAVRMGKRRLIAETGAGQHGVATATVAALFGLECDVYMGEEDIHRQALNVLRMKLLGARVISVKSGTQTLKDAMTEALRDWVTNVRNTYYVIGTVAGPHPYPEMVRNFQSVIGVEARAQILKKDNRLPDYLVACVGGGSNAIGLFHPFFNDSNVKMIGVEAAGLGIASGKHSASLEFGSTGVLHGSKSKILEDKFGQIKNAHSIAAGLDYPGVGPEHAYYREIERADYAAITDKEAVEGFKLLSKVEGIIPALESAHAIAYLKKAGKKIKKDATVIVCLSGRGDKDLHESY
- a CDS encoding phosphoribosylanthranilate isomerase; the protein is MVKVKICGITNLEDALAALFAGASAIGFVFYDKSPRFISPAKAANISRILPKKIKRAGVFVNEDIAKVKKIARLCNLDILQFHGQESPDYCRKFKGYKVIKAFRINNQEDLEDVARYKTFAYLFDSFSRTKLGGTGKKFNWKILAQTARMEPVVFLSGGLAAGNVKKAIKLLRPDWVDVSSSLESKPGKKDHKKIQEFMKKI